agttcagtcgttcagtcgtgtctgactctttgcgaccccatgaaccacagcatgccaggcccccctgtccatcaccaacacccggagtccacccaaacccctgttcattgagtcggtgatgccatcctaccatctcatcctctgtcgtcccctttttctcccaccttcaatctttcccagcatcaggatcttttcaaatgagtcagctcttcgcatgaggtggccaaagtattggagtttcagcttcaacatcagtccttccaatgaacacccaggactgatctccttcaggatggactggttggatctccttgcagtccaagggactctcaagagtcttctccaacaccacagttcaaaagcatcagttctttggctttcagctttcttcacagtccaactctcacatccatacatgaccactggaaaaaccatagctttgactagatggagctttgttgacagagtaatgtctctgctttttaatatgctgtctaggttggtcatagctttccttaaaAGAGGAGACCTCTTTTTCCCAGAGTCCAGAGGTGAACTCCACCCAGATGTTTAGAGTCCTGGTCTAGCAAACGGCTAAGCTGGCCAATGGGCCACAGCCCTGGGGTAAAACACGGTGGTGAAAGCAAGATACAGGAGTTCGTACCCTAAGACGAAGGACCTGGGAAGGTCAGCTGAGGACCGCTGATCTGGGTCGTCAGAAAGTCCAAGAACGCTGGTGTCAGAGCGCAGTATCCTGATGATGTCTGTGGTTGCTGAGTGAAGGGTGTCCACTCAACAAAAGGAGAGGAGATGTAAGGAAGGGAAACCACATGCATCATGCACAGATTCCCCTGGTCTCGCCCTGAATGGAGATGCAGGAGCTTCCAGGTTCCCAAATAGAAGAAGCTTTTTACAAGTCAGTGACTCGAGGAGAGGCTCTGTTATCAGAAGTCCAAGGCTATGAGGACAACACAGAAGGGAGAGAGATCCATGCAAGATGGAAGTCCAAGatggcttcttggaggagggactgtccctgggcttttgtttctggGACCACTAAAGGGAAATACTTTTAAGATAAACTACGGGGACAAAATATGCTCCTAAAAATAGTTGTTTAGTCGAGGatttatgctttttatttatttattcattcatcattaAACTGCCCACTGGTGCTGAGTCCTGGAGAGTGGCATGGGACACTGCTGGCTGGAATGTTCTCAGCGCTGCTTCTGTGAACTTCAGAGTCTACTTAGgggtctttttctgtggtggaTATGGTAGCATTTTAGGCTCCATGAGCATACGGTCTCTGTCACAGCTGACCAGCTTTGCCAGTCAGGCCAAGCAGCCAGCCACCAGCCACAAGGGAACAAGCAGAGCTGTGTTACAACTAGACTTTATTTATGGACCCTGATCGTTAAATTCATATAACTCTCTTGTGTCACAaactatttttcttcatttgactTTTTCagtcatataaaaatataaaaatcactctTAGTATAGGAATCACCAAGAATTGTAAGTGAAAGGATTGACAGATGTAACTTGAACATCCTCAAGAGAACTGTAAGCTCCCTCAGGTACGGCCCAGGTGAAAGCACCTCCAGCCCCTGCAACACCCTGCACGGCGCAGGTGTGGGCAGCACAGGTGTGGACAGCGCAGGTGTGGATAGCACAGGTGTGGACAGCGCAGGTGTGGATAGCGCAGGTGTGGGCAGAGCAGGTGTGGATAGCACAGGTGTGGACAGCGCAGGTGTGGATAGCGCAGGTGTGGGCAGAGCAGGTGTGGGCAGCGCAGGTGTGGGCAGAGCAGGTGTGGATAGCACAGGTGTGGGCAGCGCAGGTGTGGATAGTGCAGGTGTGGACAGCGCAGGTGTGGGCAGAGCAGGTGTGGGCAGCGCAGGTGTGGGCAGAGCAGGTGTGGGCAGCGCAGGTGTGGACAGCACAGGTATGGGCACTGCAGGTGTGGACAGCACAGGTGTGGACAGCACAGGTATGGGCACTGCAGGTGTGGATAGCACAGGTGTGGGGAGCGCAGGTGTGGGCACTGCAAGTGTGGGCAGCGCAGGTGTGGGCAGAGCAGGTGTGGATAGCACAGGTGTGGGCAGCGCAGGTGTGGATAGCGCAGGTGTGGACAGTGCAGTTGTGGGCAGCGCAGGTGTGGACAGCACAGGTATGGGCAGAGCAGGTGTGGGCAGCGCAGGTGTGGATAGCACAGGTGTGGGCAGAGCAGGTGTGGACAGCACAGGTGTGGACAGCACAGGTGTGGACAGCGCAGGTGTGGGCAGTGCAGGTGTGGATAGTGCAGGTGTGGGCAGAGCAGGTGTGGATAGCACAGGTGTGGACAGTGCAGGTGTGGGCAGCGCAGGTGTGGACAGCACAGGTGTGGGCAGCGCAGGTGTGGACAGCACAGGTGTGGGCAGAGCAGGTGTGGACAGCACAGGTGTGGGCAGCTCAGGTGTGGACAGCACAGGTGTGGGCAGCGCAGGTGTGGATAGCGCAGGTGTGGGCAGAGCAGGTGTGGATAGCACAGGTGTGGACAGTGCAGGTGTGGGCAGCGCAGGTGTGGACAGCGCAGGTGTGGACAGCACAGGTGTGGGCAGCGCAGGTGTGGATAGTGCAGGTGTGGGCAGAGCAGGTGTGGATAGCACAGGTGTGGACAGTGCAGGTGTGGGCAGCGCAGGTGTGGACAGCACAGGTGTGGGCAGCGCAGGTGTGGACAGCACAGGTGTGGGCAGAGCAGGTGTGGACAGCACAGGTGTGGGCAGCGCAGGTGTGGACAGCACAGGTGTGGGCAGCGCAGATGTGGATAGCGCAGGTGTGGGCAGAGCAGGTGTGGATAGCACAGGTGTGGACAGTGCAGGTGTGGGCAGCGCAGGTGTGGATAGTGCAGGTGTGGACAGCACAGGTGTGGGCAGCGCAGGTGTGGATAGTGCAGGTGTGGGCA
This is a stretch of genomic DNA from Dama dama isolate Ldn47 chromosome 18, ASM3311817v1, whole genome shotgun sequence. It encodes these proteins:
- the LOC133073113 gene encoding spidroin-1-like codes for the protein MENVLVRSAGVGSTGVDSAGVDSTGVDSAGVDSAGVGRAGVDSTGVDSAGVDSAGVGRAGVGSAGVGRAGVDSTGVGSAGVDSAGVDSAGVGRAGVGSAGVGRAGVGSAGVDSTGMGTAGVDSTGVDSTGMGTAGVDSTGVGSAGVGTASVGSAGVGRAGVDSTGVGSAGVDSAGVDSAVVGSAGVDSTGMGRAGVGSAGVDSTGVGRAGVDSTGVDSTGVDSAGVGSAGVDSAGVGRAGVDSTGVDSAGVGSAGVDSTGVGSAGVDSTGVGRAGVDSTGVGSSGVDSTGVGSAGVDSAGVGRAGVDSTGVDSAGVGSAGVDSAGVDSTGVGSAGVDSAGVGRAGVDSTGVDSAGVGSAGVDSTGVGSAGVDSTGVGRAGVDSTGVGSAGVDSTGVGSADVDSAGVGRAGVDSTGVDSAGVGSAGVDSAGVDSTGVGSAGVDSAGVGRAGVDSTGVDSAGVGSAGVDSTGVGSAGVDSTGVGSAGVDSAGVGRAGVDSTGVDSAGVGSAGVDSTGVGTAGVGSTGVGSTDVSSAGVDTAGVGSADVGSAGVDSTGVDSTGMGTAGVGRAGVDSTGVGSAGVDSTGVDSAGVGSAGVDSTGVQLDWIPWN